One region of Manis pentadactyla isolate mManPen7 chromosome 9, mManPen7.hap1, whole genome shotgun sequence genomic DNA includes:
- the LOC118933044 gene encoding olfactory receptor 52N4-like, which translates to MTKMYFSLISRRIHKHYKMIKDCNSLVTLMLNQTDLTPASFILNGIPGLEDMHLWISFPFCSMYVVAMVGNCGLLYLIHYEDALHRPMYYFLAMLSFTDLVMCSSTIPKALCIFWFHFKEISFDGCLVQMFLVHTFTGMESGVLMLMALDRYMAICYPLRYSTILTNPVIAKAGLSTFLRGMLLIIPFTFLTKRLPFCRGHIIPHTYCDHMSIAKLSCGNIKANVVYGLMVALLIGGFDILCITVSYTMILRAVVSLSSADARQKAFSTCTAHICAIVFSYSPAFFSFFSHRFGGHTISPSCHIIVANIYLLLPPTMNPVVYGVKTKQIRDCVIRIFPGSKGTKSHNI; encoded by the coding sequence ATGACCAAGATGTATTTTTCTCTTATCTCTAGGAGGATCCACAAACATTATAAGATGATTAAAGATTGTAACAGCCTGGTCACGCTAATGCTGAACCAGACAGACCTGACCCCAGCCTCATTCATCCTTAATGGGATTCCAGGACTGGAGGACATGCACCTGTGGATTTCCTTCCCGTTCTGCTCCATGTATGTTGTGGCCATGGTAGGAAATTGTGGACTCCTCTACCTCATCCACTATGAGGATGCCCTGCACAGGCCAATGTACTACTTCTTGGCCATGCTTTCCTTTACTGACCTTGTCATGTGCTCTAGTACAATCCCTAAAGCCCTCTGCATCTTCTGGTTCCATTTCAAGGAAATCAGCTTTGATGGCTGTCTGGTCCAGATGTTCCTGGTCCATACCTTCACAGGGATGGAGTCTGGGGTGCTCATGCTTATGGCCCTGGACCGCTACATGGCCATCTGCTACCCTCTGCGCTACTCAACTATCCTCACCAATCCTGTCATTGCAAAGGCTGGGCTCTCCACCTTTCTCAGAGGGATGTTGCTCATCATTCCATTTACTTTCCTCACCAAGCGCCTTCCCTTTTGCAGAGGGCATATAATTCCCCACACCTACTGTGACCACATGTCTATAGCTAAGTTATCCTGTGGAAATATCAAGGCCAATGTTGTGTATGGCCTGATGGTTGCCCTCCTCATCGGGGGCTTTGACATCCTGTGCATCACAGTCTCCTACACCATGATCCTCCGGGCGGTGGTCAGCCTGTCCTCAGCAGACGCTCGGCAGAAGGCCTTCAGCACCTGCACTGCCCACATCTGTGCCATTGTTTTCTCCTACAGCCcagctttcttctccttcttttccCACCGCTTTGGGGGCCACACGATCTCTCCATCTTGCCATATCATTGTGGCCAATATTTATCTGCTCTTGCCTCCCACTATGAACCCTGTTGTCTATGGGGTGAAAACCAAGCAGATACGAGACTGTGTTATCAGAATCTTTCCAGGTTCTAAGGGTACCAAATCTCATAACATATAA